The following DNA comes from bacterium.
CGGGCCCTTTCCCTTCCACCGGAAGCCACCCGATGTCAGCGAGCCCTGTGGTCTCAACTTCGCCGCTTCTACGCTGGCTCCGCACGCTGGGGCCGTGGCTCCTGGCTGCGCTCATCTTCTACTGGATCTTCGACCAGGTGCCGCTCGGCGAAGCCTGGACAGCGGCCGCGAACGCCGATCTCGGACTCTTCGTCCCGACGACCCTCGTCGCCGTTGGCTACTGGTTCCTGGTCGAGTCCCGCGCGTTCGCCTTCCTGTTCACCCGCTTCAACACTCCGCTTCGATGGGCCGAGGCGCGATCCCTTCGCGGCGTGACCTACCTCCTCACACCGATCAACTGGAACCTGGGTACGGCTGCGATCATCATGCATCTGCGCATCACCCGGGGTGTCGGGGCGGTCGACGTCGCGAGCTCGATCCTCTTCTACGGAAGCCTGGATGCGATCATCCTTTCCAGCGAAGTCTTCATCGGCGCCCTTGTGCTGCCCGCTTCAACGACGATTTCCACGATTCTGAAAATCAGCGGAGCCGTCATCGCTCTTCAAGCTCTCTTCGTAGCGACGCTGATCACGCGCCGTCCAGCCTGGCGCCCGCTGAACTGGTTGCGCAGTCGCCGCATCTTCGGAACGTTCGCTCGCGCCCGTCCCCGAGATCTCCTGGTGCTCGCGTTCGTGCGAACCGCCTACTTCGCAGGCTTCATCGGATTCTTCTGGTTCGGCGCCAAGAGCTTCCAGATCGACGTGCCCTTTGCGTTCGTCGCCGTCGTTACGCCCATCGTCATGCTGGCCGGAGCCTTGCCGCTCACGCCCGCCGGATTCGGCACACAGCAGGCCACGATGCTCTACTTCTTCGAGCCCTACGGAATAGAAGGCTCGGTCCTCGCCTTCGGACTGGCCTTTCCTGTGGCCTTGATCCTGGCGCGGCTGCCCATCGGCGTCTTCTACGGACGCGAGCTCGGCACGTTCCGGCAGTACCTCGAAAAGGCACGAAGCTCGGACGAGTCCGAATAGACCGACGCCCCGGCGAAGCCATGGCTCCACCGGGGCGAATTGGATGGTCGTCGGGAAGTCCGGAACGCCCAGACCCGCCCCCGAGACTTACCCCATGCTTCGAATCGGCTGAAGCCCGATCAACGCGTCCCGATCCCCGCCGCTGCCCAGACCGTGGCTCGGGAGAACCTGGTCGAAGCGGCCGAGATCGTCGTGGAGGGCCATGTAGTTCAGTACCACGGCTTCGGCGAGAAGATCGACATTGCTGGCGATACGAACCGCGCCGGTCTCGACCGAGCCGCTGGGCCGGTAGTAGCCGATCTGCTGGCTGTTCGGATCGCGAAGCTGGGGCCGTCCGTTCGGGTCATACACCAACAGGAAGGTCGAGGCGGTCCCTCCGTTGTCGCTCTGCCAGCCAAACTTTCCACGGCCCTGTCCCGAATTATCGATGTCGTTGCTGGAGCTCACGGAACCGTCGCTGAACACGTAGATCACCAGGGGTTGAGACCGCCGAGCTGCGTACTCGAGCATGGCGCCCATCTGTACGCCCGCCTCGAAATCGCGGACCTCTCCCGTAGCGCGTGATCCGTCGTGGTAGTCGTAGCCGCCGGATTCGATCGTCGAGCAGCCGGCAAAGCCGTTGACGGTGAGTTTCATCGCGGCCGCGGCTTTGATGTTCTTCGAACTATTCAACTCATTGGCCGTGAAGATGCTGTTGCCAGCTCCGACGATGTCAAGATCCGCTGTCGGATCGAGCAAGCTCGGATCGCCGTAGCGATTGACCAGGTCGGCACTCTGGGTGTAGGAGCAGGAAATGAGATCCTTCACCATCTGGTCTTCCGTCATTCGCTGCACACGCAGATCCGAGAGCTGCTCGATGGTCGACATCACGGAAACCGCCGCATCCTCGTCGAGCAATTCGACGAGCTTGCCCGTATCCACGAGACCACGCGCATCGTTCTCATCCGAGACCTTTGTGGGTCGTTTGGCCGGGTCGTACATCGAGAGCGGCGATTGGGAGCGCCCACCCGAATCGGAGCTGCGGCTTCCGATCAACGAAACGAGATCCCCGCTCGCTCCCGCTTTGTTGATCCCGAACATGGGGTTGTGTGGGTTGTTCCCCGTGTCGTTCGCTGAGCGAGCAGCAAACACGACACCGTTCACGTTCGCCCGCGTGGACGCGGCTGTCTTGGATTGGATCCCGC
Coding sequences within:
- a CDS encoding flippase-like domain-containing protein; protein product: MSASPVVSTSPLLRWLRTLGPWLLAALIFYWIFDQVPLGEAWTAAANADLGLFVPTTLVAVGYWFLVESRAFAFLFTRFNTPLRWAEARSLRGVTYLLTPINWNLGTAAIIMHLRITRGVGAVDVASSILFYGSLDAIILSSEVFIGALVLPASTTISTILKISGAVIALQALFVATLITRRPAWRPLNWLRSRRIFGTFARARPRDLLVLAFVRTAYFAGFIGFFWFGAKSFQIDVPFAFVAVVTPIVMLAGALPLTPAGFGTQQATMLYFFEPYGIEGSVLAFGLAFPVALILARLPIGVFYGRELGTFRQYLEKARSSDESE
- a CDS encoding twin-arginine translocation signal domain-containing protein gives rise to the protein MSETSARKLQRPPDHKVVTRRDFLGQGLIAGAAFAAGPSLLGLLGSSPAAAQAAADCGIATGGAGLIPFIAVDLGGGANTSGSNVLVGGPGGQLDFLDPEGYEKQGLPSGMFPTDPAQVNNELGLLFHADSPFLRGIQSKTAASTRANVNGVVFAARSANDTGNNPHNPMFGINKAGASGDLVSLIGSRSSDSGGRSQSPLSMYDPAKRPTKVSDENDARGLVDTGKLVELLDEDAAVSVMSTIEQLSDLRVQRMTEDQMVKDLISCSYTQSADLVNRYGDPSLLDPTADLDIVGAGNSIFTANELNSSKNIKAAAAMKLTVNGFAGCSTIESGGYDYHDGSRATGEVRDFEAGVQMGAMLEYAARRSQPLVIYVFSDGSVSSSNDIDNSGQGRGKFGWQSDNGGTASTFLLVYDPNGRPQLRDPNSQQIGYYRPSGSVETGAVRIASNVDLLAEAVVLNYMALHDDLGRFDQVLPSHGLGSGGDRDALIGLQPIRSMG